From Penaeus monodon isolate SGIC_2016 chromosome 42, NSTDA_Pmon_1, whole genome shotgun sequence, one genomic window encodes:
- the LOC119599378 gene encoding golgin-45-like isoform X2, whose protein sequence is MKPSGAIRYPVQGVTLHRVAAGKRSQGDGQEQVDAPTSLACEAGSSISAELGKQKPTPHTVEAKAKTEGKPLDRKTKSEPKLSLGAKKEGAGPRRLGSEKYLPEVADIAHKLTKVSVMSTPDTHLLNTPPKDMQTKRMIPVLPSSPSGGVAAALSAAARDGSTSLYTQKRKEPKFVPYEPYKGCVKPIFTKRKTKVVQQVAAGKSVPVVSEEKDSDPKTEPVDDEQKNTEKLNIMVKDFERERASWEGQTKALIEEKKSMEEQLSQMKKDKTNLENQLKIQSQVNAELKKLLVASVGEDVQGQVQVLTEDKARMATMIRRYSERVDRDYEEKERMEIQCDVWRSKFLGSSMLVDELAGWKAALMRHIDEAEEALHVMMDEHDMARQHVLNMYRMNKQLRDAFDPLAAQSGGVASLTSADIVTLAVDGDVLAETVWDRLLGDLGRAVGCGLSVEGLETQTPGEKMARQVLGWRNKDGQASCEGCSTVSPGRNAMMHRFHPNTRYEHVTVNCCAHCNGEIKVV, encoded by the exons ATGAAACCTTCAGGTGCTATTAGATATCCAGTACAAG GTGTGACCCTCCACAGAGTTGCTGCCGGCAAGAGGTCCCAAGGAGATGGCCAGGAGCAGGTGGATGCCCCAACTTCTCTTGCATGTGAAGCAGGAAGTTCTATCAGTGCAGAGCTGGGGAAGCAGAAACCTACACCACACACTGTTGAGGCGAAGGCTAAAACAGAGGGAAAGCCCCTAGACCGGAAAACCAAATCAGAACCAAAGTTGAGTCTAGGGGCTAAGAAAGAAGGTGCAGGACCCAGGAGGTTGGGATCCGAGAAATACCTGCCCGAGGTGGCTGACATCGCCCACAAGCTGACAAAGGTGTCTGTGATGTCTACCCCAGATACCCACCTTCTGAACACTCCCCCAAAGGACATGCAAACCAAGCGCATGATCCCAGTGCTCCCCAGCTCTCCTAGTGGTGGAGTTGCTGCGGCACTTTCCGCTGCCGCCAGAGACGGATCCACAAGCCTCTACACTCAGAAGCGCAAGGAACCTAAGTTTGTGCCATATGAGCCCTACAAAGGCTGTGTGAAGCCTATTTTCACCAAAAGGAAGACGAAAGTTGTACAGCAAGTAGCAGCAGGGAAGTCTGTTCCAGTGGTGTCAGAGGAAAAGGACAGTGACCCTAAGACAGAGCCAGTGGATGATGAACAGAAGAACACAGAGAAG CTAAACATCATGGTCAAGGACTTTGAGCGCGAGAGAGCATCTTGGGAGGGACAGACCAAGGCGCTCATCGAGGAGAAGAAGAGCATGGAGGAGCAACTTAGCCAGATGAAAAAGGACAAGACCAATTTGGAGAATCAGTTGAAGATTCAATCTCAG GTCAATGCAGAACTCAAGAAACTCTTAGTGGCCTCAGTGGGAGAAGATGTACAGGGCCAAGTGCAGGTGCTCACCGAAGACAAGGCGCGGATGGCCACCATGATCCGGCGGTACTCTGAGAGGGTTGACCGTGATTACGAGGAGAAGGAACGGATGGAGATTCAGTGCGACGTGTGGCGGTCCAAGTTCCTTGGGAGCAG CATGTTGGTTGACGAGTTGGCAGGGTGGAAGGCTGCTCTCATGCGACACATCGATGAGGCGGAGGAAGCCCTTCACGTGATGATGGACGAACACGACATGGCGAGGCAACACGTCCTGAACATGTATAG GATGAACAAACAACTTCGCGATGCATTCGACCCCCTTGCAGCACAGTCGGGCGGTGTTGCTTCCCTCACTTCAGCTGATATTGTGACACTGGCTGTGGATGGGGATGTGCTTGCAGAGACGGTTTGGGATCGGCTCCTGGGCGACCTAGGGAGGGCTGTGGGCTGTGGGCTTTCAGTAGAAGGCCTTGAGACACAGACCCCTGGCGAGAAGATGGCACGGCAG GTCCTGGGCTGGCGGAACAAGGATGGACAGGCTTCGTGTGAAGGATGCAGCACAGTCTCCCCAGGACGCAATGCCATGATGCACCGGTTCCACCCCAATACACGTTACGAACACGTCACCGTCAACTGCTGCGCCCACTGCAATGGGGAAATCAAAGTTGTCTGA
- the LOC119599378 gene encoding golgin-45-like isoform X1 — MKPSGAIRYPVQGVTLHRVAAGKRSQGDGQEQVDAPTSLACEAGSSISAELGKQKPTPHTVEAKAKTEGKPLDRKTKSEPKLSLGAKKEGAGPRRLGSEKYLPEVADIAHKLTKVSVMSTPDTHLLNTPPKDMQTKRMIPVLPSSPSGGVAAALSAAARDGSTSLYTQKRKEPKFVPYEPYKGCVKPIFTKRKTKVVQQVAAGKSVPVVSEEKDSDPKTEPVDDEQKNTEKLNIMVKDFERERASWEGQTKALIEEKKSMEEQLSQMKKDKTNLENQLKIQSQVNAELKKLLVASVGEDVQGQVQVLTEDKARMATMIRRYSERVDRDYEEKERMEIQCDVWRSKFLGSSMLVDELAGWKAALMRHIDEAEEALHVMMDEHDMARQHVLNMYRMNKQLRDAFDPLAAQSGGVASLTSADIVTLAVDGDVLAETVWDRLLGDLGRAVGCGLSVEGLETQTPGEKMARQACGKKIKKPFVLGWRNKDGQASCEGCSTVSPGRNAMMHRFHPNTRYEHVTVNCCAHCNGEIKVV, encoded by the exons ATGAAACCTTCAGGTGCTATTAGATATCCAGTACAAG GTGTGACCCTCCACAGAGTTGCTGCCGGCAAGAGGTCCCAAGGAGATGGCCAGGAGCAGGTGGATGCCCCAACTTCTCTTGCATGTGAAGCAGGAAGTTCTATCAGTGCAGAGCTGGGGAAGCAGAAACCTACACCACACACTGTTGAGGCGAAGGCTAAAACAGAGGGAAAGCCCCTAGACCGGAAAACCAAATCAGAACCAAAGTTGAGTCTAGGGGCTAAGAAAGAAGGTGCAGGACCCAGGAGGTTGGGATCCGAGAAATACCTGCCCGAGGTGGCTGACATCGCCCACAAGCTGACAAAGGTGTCTGTGATGTCTACCCCAGATACCCACCTTCTGAACACTCCCCCAAAGGACATGCAAACCAAGCGCATGATCCCAGTGCTCCCCAGCTCTCCTAGTGGTGGAGTTGCTGCGGCACTTTCCGCTGCCGCCAGAGACGGATCCACAAGCCTCTACACTCAGAAGCGCAAGGAACCTAAGTTTGTGCCATATGAGCCCTACAAAGGCTGTGTGAAGCCTATTTTCACCAAAAGGAAGACGAAAGTTGTACAGCAAGTAGCAGCAGGGAAGTCTGTTCCAGTGGTGTCAGAGGAAAAGGACAGTGACCCTAAGACAGAGCCAGTGGATGATGAACAGAAGAACACAGAGAAG CTAAACATCATGGTCAAGGACTTTGAGCGCGAGAGAGCATCTTGGGAGGGACAGACCAAGGCGCTCATCGAGGAGAAGAAGAGCATGGAGGAGCAACTTAGCCAGATGAAAAAGGACAAGACCAATTTGGAGAATCAGTTGAAGATTCAATCTCAG GTCAATGCAGAACTCAAGAAACTCTTAGTGGCCTCAGTGGGAGAAGATGTACAGGGCCAAGTGCAGGTGCTCACCGAAGACAAGGCGCGGATGGCCACCATGATCCGGCGGTACTCTGAGAGGGTTGACCGTGATTACGAGGAGAAGGAACGGATGGAGATTCAGTGCGACGTGTGGCGGTCCAAGTTCCTTGGGAGCAG CATGTTGGTTGACGAGTTGGCAGGGTGGAAGGCTGCTCTCATGCGACACATCGATGAGGCGGAGGAAGCCCTTCACGTGATGATGGACGAACACGACATGGCGAGGCAACACGTCCTGAACATGTATAG GATGAACAAACAACTTCGCGATGCATTCGACCCCCTTGCAGCACAGTCGGGCGGTGTTGCTTCCCTCACTTCAGCTGATATTGTGACACTGGCTGTGGATGGGGATGTGCTTGCAGAGACGGTTTGGGATCGGCTCCTGGGCGACCTAGGGAGGGCTGTGGGCTGTGGGCTTTCAGTAGAAGGCCTTGAGACACAGACCCCTGGCGAGAAGATGGCACGGCAG GCTTGTGGGAAGAAAATCAAGAAGCCATTT GTCCTGGGCTGGCGGAACAAGGATGGACAGGCTTCGTGTGAAGGATGCAGCACAGTCTCCCCAGGACGCAATGCCATGATGCACCGGTTCCACCCCAATACACGTTACGAACACGTCACCGTCAACTGCTGCGCCCACTGCAATGGGGAAATCAAAGTTGTCTGA